From Columba livia isolate bColLiv1 breed racing homer chromosome 7, bColLiv1.pat.W.v2, whole genome shotgun sequence, one genomic window encodes:
- the RALB gene encoding ras-related protein Ral-B isoform X3: MAASKSKNLSSLALHKVIMVGSGGVGKSALTLQFMYDEFVEDYEPTKADSYRKKVVLDGEEVQIDILDTAGQEDYAAIRDNYFRSGEGFLLVFSITEHESFTATAEFREQILRVKAEEDKIPLLVVGNKSDLEERRQVPVEEARSKAEEWGVQYVETSAKTRANVDKVFFDLMREIRAKKMSENKDKNGKKSGKNKKSFKERCCLL, encoded by the exons ATGGCTGCCAGCAAGAGCAAGAACCTGAGTTCCTTGGCCCTCCATAAAGTAATAATGGTTGGCAGTGGAGGTGTGGGCAAATCTGCACTCACTCTTCAATTTATGTATGATGAG TTTGTAGAAGACTATGAACCTACCAAGGCTGACAGCtacagaaagaaagtagttcTGGATGGTGAAGAAGTTCAGATCGACATCCtggacacagcaggacaggagGATTATGCAGCTATCAGAGATAACTATTTCCGCAGCGGGGAAGGTTTTCTTCTAGTCTTCTCAATAACAGAGCATGAATCCTTTACAGCAACAGCAGAGTTTCG GGAACAGATCCTGCGTGTGAAGGCTGAAGAGGATAAAATCCCTTTACTAGTAGTGGGAAACAAATCTGACTTGGAAGAGCGCAGACAAGTGCCTGTAGAAGAGGCGAGAAGTAAGGCAGAGGAGTGGGGTGTGCAGTACGTAGAAACCTCTGCCAAAACCAGAGCAAATGTAGATAAG GTATTCTTTGATTTAATGAGAGAAAtcagagcaaagaaaatgtcagaaaacaaagacaagaatggcaagaaaagtggcaaaaacaagaaaagctttaaagaaAGATGTTGCTTACTGTGA
- the RALB gene encoding ras-related protein Ral-B isoform X1, with product MTLPGEGQGERSHWLPGTSSVASRTMAASKSKNLSSLALHKVIMVGSGGVGKSALTLQFMYDEFVEDYEPTKADSYRKKVVLDGEEVQIDILDTAGQEDYAAIRDNYFRSGEGFLLVFSITEHESFTATAEFREQILRVKAEEDKIPLLVVGNKSDLEERRQVPVEEARSKAEEWGVQYVETSAKTRANVDKVFFDLMREIRAKKMSENKDKNGKKSGKNKKSFKERCCLL from the exons ATCTCATTGGTTGCCTGGCACTTCATCTGTGGCAAGCAGGACAATGGCTGCCAGCAAGAGCAAGAACCTGAGTTCCTTGGCCCTCCATAAAGTAATAATGGTTGGCAGTGGAGGTGTGGGCAAATCTGCACTCACTCTTCAATTTATGTATGATGAG TTTGTAGAAGACTATGAACCTACCAAGGCTGACAGCtacagaaagaaagtagttcTGGATGGTGAAGAAGTTCAGATCGACATCCtggacacagcaggacaggagGATTATGCAGCTATCAGAGATAACTATTTCCGCAGCGGGGAAGGTTTTCTTCTAGTCTTCTCAATAACAGAGCATGAATCCTTTACAGCAACAGCAGAGTTTCG GGAACAGATCCTGCGTGTGAAGGCTGAAGAGGATAAAATCCCTTTACTAGTAGTGGGAAACAAATCTGACTTGGAAGAGCGCAGACAAGTGCCTGTAGAAGAGGCGAGAAGTAAGGCAGAGGAGTGGGGTGTGCAGTACGTAGAAACCTCTGCCAAAACCAGAGCAAATGTAGATAAG GTATTCTTTGATTTAATGAGAGAAAtcagagcaaagaaaatgtcagaaaacaaagacaagaatggcaagaaaagtggcaaaaacaagaaaagctttaaagaaAGATGTTGCTTACTGTGA
- the RALB gene encoding ras-related protein Ral-B isoform X2, producing MRGGNLAGSHWLPGTSSVASRTMAASKSKNLSSLALHKVIMVGSGGVGKSALTLQFMYDEFVEDYEPTKADSYRKKVVLDGEEVQIDILDTAGQEDYAAIRDNYFRSGEGFLLVFSITEHESFTATAEFREQILRVKAEEDKIPLLVVGNKSDLEERRQVPVEEARSKAEEWGVQYVETSAKTRANVDKVFFDLMREIRAKKMSENKDKNGKKSGKNKKSFKERCCLL from the exons ATGAGGGGAGGAAACTTGGCTGG ATCTCATTGGTTGCCTGGCACTTCATCTGTGGCAAGCAGGACAATGGCTGCCAGCAAGAGCAAGAACCTGAGTTCCTTGGCCCTCCATAAAGTAATAATGGTTGGCAGTGGAGGTGTGGGCAAATCTGCACTCACTCTTCAATTTATGTATGATGAG TTTGTAGAAGACTATGAACCTACCAAGGCTGACAGCtacagaaagaaagtagttcTGGATGGTGAAGAAGTTCAGATCGACATCCtggacacagcaggacaggagGATTATGCAGCTATCAGAGATAACTATTTCCGCAGCGGGGAAGGTTTTCTTCTAGTCTTCTCAATAACAGAGCATGAATCCTTTACAGCAACAGCAGAGTTTCG GGAACAGATCCTGCGTGTGAAGGCTGAAGAGGATAAAATCCCTTTACTAGTAGTGGGAAACAAATCTGACTTGGAAGAGCGCAGACAAGTGCCTGTAGAAGAGGCGAGAAGTAAGGCAGAGGAGTGGGGTGTGCAGTACGTAGAAACCTCTGCCAAAACCAGAGCAAATGTAGATAAG GTATTCTTTGATTTAATGAGAGAAAtcagagcaaagaaaatgtcagaaaacaaagacaagaatggcaagaaaagtggcaaaaacaagaaaagctttaaagaaAGATGTTGCTTACTGTGA